The following coding sequences are from one Formosa haliotis window:
- a CDS encoding T9SS type B sorting domain-containing protein, whose translation MKILINSIKIIGCILISLNSILSFSQLGFCTGNSGAAIFSEDFGSGRTIVPLTSPSFTTYTFINGRPNDGYYNVSSNTDWFGWHVTTDHTSGDVDGRMLIINANDSRAGEFFKTTISGLCENTTYEFSSWLLNLLPRNGTCGVNGIPINVKFQIWDITDTILLASGDTGAIYGTDAPNWEQYGLVFTSQPGQGSVILKMLNNGIGGCGNDLAIDDIVFKSCGDDIDIENSNAKLGLEVCEQEVPVQVGLLKAVPKTSIATTHFYQWEKSTDAIHWEDISGEITSEYNPDPVFETTYFRAKVAEDVNNVNNASCNSFTDVFKVEIINTPANPEIIVPHIISCDNAQLPVSVTNVPSGVLIDWYDSASGGNLLVSNQTSFVPTQSGTYYAEAVSELADCKSSNRVAVNYTISNAPLVTDETLSMCENGSAILNATKPGVTYLWNTGEISPEISVTNPGVYTVLITNDIGGCSSTQTFTVNQIHSPIIKNIKSEGSNINIITENTGDFEYSLNGVDFQSSSVFERVNGGYYNIIVRERNGCGEAKKESYLHFVIPLFFTPNGDGTHDTLDLVGIETYASSEVSIFDRYGNLLMHTKNAPFSWDGTYNNRPAPNSDYWYTIVIDGQLFSGHFTLKK comes from the coding sequence GTGAAAATTTTAATTAATAGCATAAAGATAATTGGATGTATCCTTATATCTTTAAATTCGATACTATCTTTCTCACAACTTGGGTTTTGTACAGGAAACTCAGGAGCCGCTATATTTTCTGAAGACTTTGGATCAGGCAGAACTATTGTGCCTTTAACTTCTCCTAGTTTTACAACATATACATTTATTAATGGAAGACCAAATGATGGTTATTATAATGTGTCTAGCAATACAGATTGGTTTGGTTGGCATGTAACAACCGATCATACTTCTGGCGATGTAGATGGTAGAATGCTTATTATTAATGCAAATGATAGCAGAGCCGGGGAGTTTTTTAAAACTACAATTTCAGGATTATGCGAAAATACAACCTACGAGTTTTCTTCATGGTTACTCAATTTATTACCCCGAAATGGTACATGTGGAGTTAATGGTATACCAATAAATGTGAAATTTCAAATTTGGGATATTACCGATACTATTTTGCTAGCTTCAGGAGATACGGGTGCTATTTATGGTACAGATGCACCAAATTGGGAACAGTATGGTTTAGTTTTCACATCTCAACCCGGTCAAGGTTCGGTTATTCTTAAAATGTTAAACAATGGAATTGGAGGTTGTGGTAACGATCTAGCTATAGACGATATTGTTTTTAAATCCTGTGGCGATGATATTGATATCGAAAATTCGAACGCCAAACTTGGCTTGGAGGTTTGCGAACAAGAAGTTCCTGTACAAGTAGGATTGTTAAAAGCCGTACCTAAAACATCTATAGCAACGACTCATTTTTATCAATGGGAAAAAAGTACGGATGCTATTCATTGGGAGGATATTTCTGGAGAGATAACTTCTGAATATAATCCAGATCCAGTATTTGAAACCACTTACTTTAGAGCAAAAGTAGCAGAAGATGTTAATAATGTAAATAATGCCAGTTGTAATTCGTTTACCGACGTGTTTAAGGTCGAGATTATTAATACTCCAGCAAATCCAGAAATTATTGTACCCCATATTATTTCTTGCGATAATGCCCAACTGCCGGTTTCTGTTACAAATGTGCCGTCAGGAGTCCTTATTGATTGGTATGATTCAGCTAGCGGTGGAAATTTATTAGTGTCCAATCAAACTTCATTTGTGCCTACGCAATCGGGGACCTATTATGCAGAAGCTGTGTCGGAATTAGCCGACTGTAAATCTTCAAATAGAGTGGCAGTTAACTATACCATTTCTAATGCACCGTTAGTGACAGATGAAACGCTATCAATGTGCGAAAATGGTTCAGCTATTTTAAACGCAACAAAGCCAGGTGTAACGTATTTATGGAATACAGGAGAAATAAGCCCTGAAATTAGTGTGACCAACCCTGGAGTTTATACAGTTTTAATTACAAATGATATTGGAGGTTGTTCAAGCACCCAGACTTTTACAGTCAATCAAATTCATTCGCCAATAATAAAAAACATAAAGTCTGAGGGCAGTAATATAAATATAATAACAGAGAACACAGGAGATTTTGAATACTCACTAAATGGAGTGGATTTCCAAAGTTCATCTGTTTTTGAGCGTGTAAACGGAGGATATTATAATATTATAGTTCGGGAACGTAATGGTTGCGGAGAAGCTAAAAAGGAATCGTATTTACACTTTGTAATTCCTTTGTTTTTTACCCCAAATGGCGATGGGACTCATGATACTTTAGATTTAGTTGGTATTGAAACTTATGCTTCATCCGAGGTTTCTATTTTTGATCGTTATGGGAATTTATTGATGCACACAAAAAATGCACCTTTTTCTTGGGATGGTACCTATAACAATCGGCCTGCTCCAAATTCAGATTATTGGTATACTATCGTTATCGATGGACAACTCTTTTCAGGACATTTTACATTAAAAAAATAA
- the dinB gene encoding DNA polymerase IV gives MELEVPLRKIIHVDMDAFYASVEQMDFPELKGKAIAVGGSEVRGVVSAASYEARKFGVKSAMSGIQAKRNCPELIFVKPRFDRYKAISKQIRKIFFEYTDLVEPLSLDEAYLDVTVNKKGNPSASLIAQEIRARILEDVGLTASAGISINKFIAKVASDYNKPNGQKTVNPEDVLEFLEDLDIRKFYGVGKVTAEKMYQLGIYTGKDLKLKSISYLEDHFGKSGRYYYHVVRGIHHSEVKPNRIRKSLAAERTFSENLSSEIFMLEKLEHIAQEVSRRLQKSKVAGKTITLKIKYSDFTLQTRSKTLNYFISDGALIMDTVKTLLIQEELTNSVRLLGISISNLNTEKQSVKIEPKSVSVQLKFQF, from the coding sequence ATGGAATTAGAAGTTCCTTTAAGAAAAATTATTCATGTAGATATGGATGCGTTTTACGCCTCTGTAGAGCAAATGGATTTTCCTGAACTTAAGGGTAAAGCTATTGCCGTTGGCGGAAGTGAAGTTCGTGGTGTGGTTAGTGCAGCCAGTTATGAGGCTCGAAAATTTGGAGTAAAAAGTGCGATGAGTGGTATTCAAGCCAAACGCAATTGTCCTGAACTTATTTTTGTTAAACCAAGATTCGATAGATATAAAGCCATTTCTAAACAAATCCGGAAGATTTTTTTTGAGTATACCGATTTGGTAGAACCCCTCTCTCTAGATGAAGCGTATCTAGATGTTACGGTTAATAAAAAAGGAAATCCGAGTGCCTCACTCATTGCTCAAGAGATTAGAGCACGTATTTTAGAAGACGTAGGACTTACAGCATCTGCAGGAATTTCTATTAATAAATTTATAGCTAAAGTGGCTAGCGATTACAACAAACCAAACGGACAAAAAACAGTAAACCCAGAAGACGTTTTAGAATTTCTTGAAGATCTTGATATTCGTAAATTTTATGGTGTAGGGAAAGTTACTGCCGAAAAAATGTATCAACTAGGTATTTATACGGGGAAAGATTTAAAATTAAAATCTATATCCTATTTGGAGGATCATTTCGGGAAATCTGGCCGTTATTATTACCATGTAGTTCGTGGTATTCACCATAGTGAAGTGAAACCTAACCGGATTAGAAAATCGCTTGCTGCCGAACGAACGTTTAGCGAAAATTTATCGAGTGAAATTTTTATGCTTGAAAAACTAGAGCATATCGCACAAGAAGTGTCCAGACGTTTACAAAAAAGTAAAGTGGCGGGTAAAACCATTACCCTAAAAATTAAATACAGCGATTTTACACTGCAAACACGAAGCAAAACCTTAAACTACTTTATAAGTGACGGAGCCTTAATTATGGACACCGTAAAAACACTTCTCATTCAGGAGGAGTTAACCAACTCTGTGCGCTTGCTTGGTATTTCTATTTCAAATTTAAACACAGAAAAACAATCGGTTAAAATAGAGCCTAAAAGTGTAAGTGTACAATTAAAATTTCAATTCTAA
- a CDS encoding CYTH domain-containing protein has protein sequence MIEIERKFLVKSDAYKAEAFKKTTIIQGFLNTDKARTVRVRLTGDEGFLTVKGQSTANGLERFEWEKTIDKTDAEALLKLCEVGVIDKIRYEIKMNQHIFEVDEFFGDNAGLVVAEVELSHPTQVISKPLWLGEEVTGDIKYYNSQLSKRPFKTWK, from the coding sequence ATGATAGAAATAGAGCGTAAATTTTTAGTGAAATCTGATGCATATAAAGCAGAAGCTTTTAAGAAAACAACCATAATTCAAGGCTTTTTGAATACCGATAAAGCACGTACTGTACGTGTACGTTTAACCGGAGATGAAGGGTTTCTCACGGTAAAAGGACAGTCTACCGCAAATGGATTAGAGCGGTTTGAATGGGAAAAGACAATCGATAAAACAGATGCAGAAGCTCTTTTAAAACTCTGTGAAGTTGGAGTGATAGATAAAATACGTTATGAAATTAAAATGAATCAACATATTTTTGAAGTGGATGAGTTTTTTGGAGACAATGCCGGTTTGGTTGTTGCCGAAGTAGAATTAAGTCATCCTACTCAAGTCATTTCTAAACCACTTTGGTTAGGAGAAGAGGTGACCGGAGATATAAAATATTATAATTCTCAATTAAGCAAACGTCCTTTTAAAACCTGGAAATAA
- a CDS encoding YciI family protein, with protein MKNILIMFSFLLFLTCKNNNNVEPVNVNVQDEDTLKTAEIKVDSMAVKSEIAEPTKSYKALKAELKAKGFETFDYVDEKTKDTVLMQQYFMAFLKSGTVRNQNEEEAQQLQKEHLAHLRKMYDLGYADISGPFGDDGAIRGITIYNVPTLKMADSLANADPMVKAGRLVIEIHPWWAAKGFKLR; from the coding sequence ATGAAAAATATATTAATAATGTTTTCTTTTTTATTGTTTTTAACCTGTAAAAACAACAATAATGTAGAGCCTGTAAATGTAAATGTTCAAGACGAAGATACTTTAAAAACCGCGGAGATTAAGGTAGATTCTATGGCAGTTAAATCTGAGATTGCCGAGCCAACAAAGAGTTATAAAGCGCTTAAAGCGGAACTCAAAGCAAAAGGGTTTGAGACCTTTGATTATGTAGACGAAAAAACAAAAGATACCGTTTTAATGCAGCAGTATTTTATGGCATTTTTAAAAAGTGGAACCGTAAGAAATCAAAACGAGGAGGAAGCTCAACAGTTACAAAAAGAGCATTTGGCACATTTAAGAAAAATGTACGATTTAGGATATGCAGACATTTCGGGACCATTTGGAGATGATGGAGCGATTAGAGGTATTACCATTTACAATGTGCCTACACTTAAAATGGCCGATAGTTTAGCAAATGCAGACCCGATGGTAAAAGCAGGGAGATTGGTTATAGAAATTCATCCGTGGTGGGCTGCTAAAGGATTTAAGTTGCGCTAA
- a CDS encoding NAD(P)H-binding protein, producing MGKTAILLGATGLTGKTMLQELLNSSDYSRIVLFSRSTCGIQHAKITEYLIDLFDLDRYKTVFRADVVFCCIGTTQAKTPDKAMYHKIDYGIPVAAANLCVQNNIDTFICISALGADSKSKVFYNRTKGEMEAVVLSLNIKNTYLLQPSLITGDRDEFRLGEYLGKVVMKLTSPLFVGTLKKYKSIHAKTIVSAMLWLVEHTYELRCIPSEKIKELAIIYDRNRA from the coding sequence ATGGGTAAAACAGCAATACTATTAGGCGCAACCGGATTAACAGGGAAAACCATGTTACAAGAACTTCTAAATAGTAGCGATTATAGTAGAATTGTTTTGTTTAGCCGATCGACTTGTGGTATTCAGCATGCTAAGATTACAGAATATTTAATAGATCTTTTCGATTTAGATCGGTATAAAACGGTGTTTCGCGCCGATGTCGTATTCTGTTGTATTGGTACAACACAAGCCAAAACACCAGATAAAGCGATGTATCATAAAATTGATTATGGCATTCCCGTTGCTGCGGCAAACTTATGTGTACAAAATAATATCGATACTTTTATTTGTATTTCGGCCTTGGGTGCAGATTCTAAAAGTAAGGTTTTTTATAACCGAACCAAGGGAGAAATGGAGGCTGTTGTATTATCTTTAAACATTAAAAACACTTATTTGCTCCAACCTTCGTTAATTACTGGCGATCGTGACGAATTTAGGTTGGGAGAATATTTAGGTAAGGTTGTAATGAAATTAACATCGCCATTATTTGTAGGAACACTTAAGAAATACAAATCTATTCACGCCAAAACTATAGTGTCTGCTATGCTTTGGTTGGTAGAACATACGTATGAATTAAGATGTATTCCTTCAGAAAAAATAAAAGAATTAGCAATAATATATGATAGAAATAGAGCGTAA
- a CDS encoding antibiotic biosynthesis monooxygenase family protein, with the protein MTPPYYAVIFTSKQSEDTSGYSEMAEFIENLAKQQPGFLGIDSARSTIGITVSYWKTLEDITNWKQQTDHLQAQQLGRSQWYTFYNVKICKVEREYEFSAT; encoded by the coding sequence ATGACCCCACCCTACTACGCAGTCATTTTTACGTCGAAACAAAGTGAAGACACATCTGGCTATTCCGAAATGGCAGAATTTATAGAAAACCTAGCCAAGCAACAGCCCGGATTTCTTGGTATAGATAGCGCTAGAAGCACTATAGGAATTACAGTAAGTTACTGGAAAACTCTAGAGGATATTACTAATTGGAAACAACAAACCGACCACTTACAAGCCCAACAATTGGGGCGCTCGCAGTGGTATACTTTTTATAATGTAAAAATTTGTAAGGTAGAACGCGAATACGAGTTTAGCGCAACTTAA